A genomic region of Xanthomonas fragariae contains the following coding sequences:
- a CDS encoding S8 family serine peptidase, with the protein MNRSLLATTIASCLVLTACGGGGGGNVRSDAPQTTVIAPAPITPAPTIPTTPVTTPAPPRYQGVGSNLLVSTNADLAQQAGARGQGVKLAVLDDNLVTSYAPLAGKVDGFTDYTASPGTPESSSNALRGHGTVVSALVLGSAQEGFAGGIAPDADLFYARICAEDSCGTQQTRSAAVDLAAAGVRIANLSIGASYADAASSANAALAWKYALTPLVQADALIVASTGNEGAAEASYPAAAPVQEASLRNNWLAVGAINIDSAGNAAGLTSYSNHCGAAAQWCLVAPGSYTVPALAGTEFQGQIAGTSFSTAAVSGVAAQVLGVYPWMSASNLQQTLLTTATDLGDPGVDALYGWGLVNAAKAIKGPGQFASAWSANVGAGYDSTFSNDISGTGDLTKSGAGKLTLSGNNTYTGGTSVSDGVLALSGSLRSDVTVLNSATFESRGGVINGNYSLVNTTGTTALELGKGLIVTGQASLKGNLLLLPEAAGYSVGSSEKIVKAGNLQGTFDNVQYANNFFWTAALAYDPTTVTATLTRNSSAASAQAAGAPQSVVNGATQADMLVKVLDTRVASGDTDNLGGLISATGSLLAASDAQVAASLPTLAGQVHGIERTLGFQSALNDARVAADRLPYLADTTTLTTWMQGSYLDGDLSRTGFDSADYTQQATTVGVDLPMGSAGTIVGASLTSGQDRANIAASASRLRSDRYAMTAYLYQPVGRAYVSGIGSYGMSNVETERTVQAGSIGERLQDRRHDTNWSLRAEVGLMPHAGLSPFVAAGVVSQTQDAFSEASVTGLGLSANSDTLRAGYGEVGVRGHLARGKWGFDGLIAYRSLLGNPNSDFTAWFTGLPEARFNVSGEPVSKQSVRASVGVRYQLNDAFSIYGNVGAERGRSDANSINANVGLRWQF; encoded by the coding sequence ATGAATCGCTCGCTACTCGCAACCACCATCGCATCCTGCCTCGTCCTGACCGCTTGTGGCGGCGGTGGCGGCGGCAACGTCCGCAGCGACGCGCCACAGACCACCGTGATCGCGCCGGCTCCGATCACACCTGCACCTACGATTCCGACCACGCCGGTTACGACGCCTGCGCCGCCTCGCTACCAGGGCGTGGGCAGCAATCTGCTGGTGTCGACCAATGCCGATCTAGCGCAACAGGCCGGTGCCAGGGGCCAGGGCGTGAAGCTGGCAGTGCTGGACGACAACCTGGTCACCAGCTACGCGCCGCTTGCTGGCAAGGTCGATGGATTTACCGATTACACAGCCAGTCCAGGCACGCCCGAGTCGTCGTCCAATGCCTTGCGCGGCCACGGCACGGTGGTCTCGGCACTGGTGCTGGGTTCGGCACAGGAAGGCTTCGCCGGTGGCATAGCCCCGGACGCAGACCTGTTCTATGCGCGCATCTGTGCCGAAGATTCCTGCGGCACGCAGCAGACCCGCAGCGCAGCGGTGGATCTGGCGGCAGCCGGCGTGCGGATTGCCAACTTGTCGATCGGTGCCTCGTATGCGGATGCGGCCAGCAGTGCGAACGCTGCATTGGCGTGGAAATACGCGCTGACCCCGCTGGTGCAGGCCGATGCATTGATCGTGGCTTCCACCGGCAATGAGGGCGCGGCCGAAGCCTCTTACCCGGCGGCGGCGCCGGTGCAGGAAGCCAGCCTACGCAACAACTGGCTGGCCGTAGGCGCGATCAATATCGACAGCGCCGGCAATGCGGCCGGTTTGACCAGCTATTCCAACCATTGCGGCGCCGCTGCGCAGTGGTGCCTAGTGGCACCGGGCAGCTACACCGTGCCGGCCCTGGCGGGTACCGAGTTTCAGGGCCAGATCGCCGGCACCTCGTTCTCCACTGCCGCAGTGAGCGGCGTCGCGGCGCAGGTACTGGGCGTGTATCCGTGGATGAGCGCCTCCAACCTGCAGCAGACCTTGCTGACCACTGCGACCGATCTGGGCGACCCAGGCGTGGATGCGCTGTACGGCTGGGGCCTGGTCAATGCGGCCAAGGCGATCAAGGGTCCGGGGCAGTTTGCCAGCGCTTGGTCGGCCAACGTCGGCGCTGGCTATGACAGCACCTTCAGCAACGATATCTCCGGCACGGGCGATCTGACCAAGAGCGGCGCCGGCAAGCTCACGCTGAGCGGCAACAACACTTACACCGGCGGAACCAGCGTCAGCGACGGCGTGCTTGCACTGTCCGGCAGCCTGCGCTCTGACGTCACCGTGCTCAACTCTGCTACGTTCGAATCGCGCGGCGGCGTCATCAACGGTAATTACAGCCTGGTCAACACCACCGGTACCACCGCTCTCGAATTGGGCAAGGGCTTGATCGTCACCGGCCAAGCCAGCTTGAAGGGCAACCTGCTATTACTGCCGGAAGCGGCTGGCTACAGCGTCGGCAGCAGCGAGAAAATCGTCAAGGCCGGCAACCTGCAGGGCACCTTCGACAACGTGCAGTACGCTAACAACTTCTTCTGGACCGCTGCACTGGCCTACGACCCAACCACCGTCACCGCAACGCTGACCCGCAATTCCTCAGCTGCCAGCGCGCAAGCAGCAGGTGCCCCGCAGTCGGTGGTCAACGGTGCGACGCAGGCCGATATGCTGGTCAAGGTGTTGGATACGCGTGTGGCCTCGGGCGATACCGACAATCTGGGCGGCTTGATCAGCGCCACCGGTTCGCTGCTGGCGGCTTCCGACGCTCAGGTTGCCGCATCGCTGCCGACCCTGGCTGGCCAGGTGCATGGTATCGAGCGCACGCTGGGCTTCCAGTCCGCACTCAACGATGCGCGTGTTGCTGCCGATCGCCTGCCCTACCTAGCTGACACAACCACGCTGACCACCTGGATGCAGGGCAGCTACCTGGATGGTGACCTCAGCCGTACTGGCTTCGACTCGGCCGATTACACCCAGCAAGCGACAACCGTCGGTGTTGATCTGCCGATGGGCAGCGCCGGCACGATTGTCGGTGCGTCTCTGACCTCCGGTCAGGACCGCGCAAACATCGCCGCATCGGCCAGCCGCCTGCGCTCGGACCGCTATGCAATGACTGCGTATCTGTATCAGCCGGTCGGTCGGGCGTATGTGTCGGGGATCGGTTCGTACGGCATGAGCAACGTGGAAACCGAACGCACTGTGCAGGCCGGCAGCATCGGCGAGCGCTTGCAGGATCGTCGCCACGACACCAACTGGTCGCTGCGCGCTGAAGTCGGTCTGATGCCGCACGCGGGTCTTTCGCCGTTCGTCGCCGCAGGTGTGGTCAGCCAGACCCAGGATGCCTTCAGTGAAGCATCGGTCACTGGTCTGGGCTTGAGCGCCAACAGCGATACGCTGCGCGCCGGTTACGGTGAAGTGGGTGTGCGCGGTCATCTGGCACGCGGCAAGTGGGGCTTCGATGGCTTGATCGCCTACCGCTCGCTGCTTGGCAACCCGAACTCCGACTTCACCGCGTGGTTCACCGGTCTGCCGGAAGCGCGCTTCAACGTTTCCGGCGAGCCGGTGTCCAAGCAGTCGGTGCGTGCTTCGGTCGGCGTGCGTTACCAGCTCAACGATGCGTTCTCCATCTACGGCAATGTGGGCGCCGAGCGCGGTCGTTCGGATGCCAACAGCATCAACGCCAATGTCGGTTTGCGCTGGCAGTTCTGA